The DNA window AGCTTTAGGCTTTCTCATATTTACAATGGCTATTGCTGCCTTTGTAGTTCATGGTGCAGATCCTTTTGAGAAACGAGAATTGGCTTTCATTTATTTATCTGCATATCTTCTGTTAATGTGCTTTGGAGCAGGAAGATTTTCGATAGATCATATGATTGAAAAAAGAAAAAGAGCTTCAGATTGGTAAAAAGATCTAAAAAAATATAATAAAAAAGAGCATTAATCTAATGCTCTTTTTTATTTCTGTTAAGGTCTGCAAGGAAGTGTTGATGGTATGCAATCCCAAATTGGAGAACCATTTTCATCTCTTCCCGTAACACAAGCTCTATAACCTGATTCACACAAAGGGGCATTTCCTCCATTAACAGTCTTAAGGTCTTTCTTTGATAATTTGCGTAAATTTTTCATACTTTTTTGATTTAATTTGAATCACTAATGTAATATTTATTTTATTATATCACAAGATTAGGATTAAATGCTATTTAATTGTTCTTAATTTTATAAGCTGAAAATAGATAAAGAAGGGCATTTCATTTTTGAAATGCCCTCTCTTGATTTATTAAGGCTTACATGGTAAAGATGCCCAGACACAGGTCCATTTTGGTGTGTCGTCTTCACCAATTATCATACAGGGCTTGAATCCTTGTGGACATTCCGGAGCACTGCCACCATTAATAGCTTTAAGATCTTTCATTGATAACTTTCGTAAATTTTTCATAGTACTTTGATTTAATTTGAAAAACTAAAATACTATTTAATTAAATAACCAGCACGAATAGCACGGATAATTTTTCCTTATATAACTTCAATTTACTAAATTCGTGAAAAATGTATAAAATGAAGATAAAGTTAACTATCTGCCTTTTGGCGTTTCTTAATTTCTACGAAGCTCAGGAAAATGTTACTTACCAAAAACCATCTGCAGAAATTCTTAAGCTTGCAGATTATGAAAGACCTCCAAGTGTTTTGATGAACAGTAAAAAAGATTGGGTGGTATTTACCTATCGACCGACTTATAAAACATTGGAAGATCTTGGGCAACAGGAAATGAAATTAGGTGGTTTAAGAATCAATCCTGTTACTAATATTTCAAGTTCAGTAACCTATTCAAATAATCTTAAGGTTAGAAAGATAAATGATAAAAATGAAGTTCAGGTAAAAGGGTTACCGACTAATCCTAAAATTACCAATACCTCTTTTTCTCCAGACGAAAAGAAACTGGCTTTCACGAATACGACAGGTAAAGGAGTAGAACTTTGGATTGTAGATCTTGAAACTGCAACTGCCAAAAAGATTACAGATGATAATCTTAATGCTAACCTTGGTAGTCCATATATCTGGTACAAAGATTCTCAGAATTTATTAATAAAAATACTTCCACAAAACAGACCTGCATTAATAGATTCGAGCAAAGATCTGCCAACGGGTCCTATTGTATCTACAGCTGATGGAAAAGTTTCTCAAAACAGAACCTATCAGGATCTTCTTAAAAACCCTCAGGATGAAAAGAACTTTGAAATTCTTACAGCTGCAGATATTTATAATGTAGACCTTAGCGGGAATCTCAAGAAAATAAAGGATCAGGATATGTATTCTGGTTTAAGCTTTTCACCCGACGGTAATTATTTAATGGCAACCACTATTAAAAAACCATTCTCATACATTGTCCCTTTAAATAGATTTCCAATGACGACAACTGTTTACGATGCTAAATGGAATGTAGTGAAAGTGGTAAATGAAGTTCCATTAAACGAAATCATGCCTAAAGGTTTTGCATCCGTAAGAACAGGAAAAAGAGATATGGGCTGGAGAAGCGATATGCCTGCAACCTTGGTTTATGCTGAAGCTTTGGATGGTGGGGATCAATCTAAATCAGCAGAATACAGAGACGAAGTTTTTACCTGGGAAGCACCATTTAATACCACTGCAAAATCTTTCTTTAAAACAAAACAAAGATATGAAGGTACAAGTTGGACGAACGATCATTATGCTATTGTTTCAGAAGATTGGTATGATACCAGAAATACAAAATCTTTCTTAGTTGATTTAAACAACGGTGAATCGAAAGTTATTGATGACAGAAATTATCAGGATGTTTATAGTGATCCAGGGAATTTTAATACGACAAAAAATCAATTTGGAAGAACAGTTCTCGATATGAAAGGAGGGAAAGCTTATCTTATCGGGGATGGCTTTACAAAAGATGGACAACATCCTTTTATTGATGAAATGGATATGAAAACTTTAAAAAAGAAAAGACTATATACTTCGAATTTAAAGAATGCCAAAGAGGATATAATAGATATTCTTAATCCTGCAAAAGGAGAGGTTCTTACTATTCAGCAGTCTGCAAGTCAGTATCCGAATTATTTTAAGAAAAATATTAAATCTAATAAATCAGAGCCCGTAACTAATTTTGCCAATCCTTTTGAAAGTATAAAAGATGTGTATAAAGAAGTAATTACATACAAAAGAAATGATGGGGTAACATTAACAGGAACTCTTTATTTACCGGCTAATTATGATAGAAAAGCAAAGAACGAAAAACTTCCATTGCTGATCTGGGCATATCCGACGGAATACAAAGACAAGAATACGGCAGGGCAAAATACGCAGAATCCTAATGATTTTACTTTCCCTTATTACGGGTCTTTTGTGTATTGGACAACAAAAGGATATGCAGTTCTTGATGATGCAGCTTTCCCAATCATCGGAGAGGGAAAAACTGAACCTAATGATACTTTTATTCCACAATTAGTTGCCAATGCTGAAGCAGCGATTAATGCTGTAGACCAGTTGGGTTATATTGACAGAAAGAAAGTGGCTGTTGGAGGACATTCTTATGGGGCTTTTATGACGGCAAATCTTTTAACACACTCTAAACTATTCGCTTGCGGAATTGCAAGAAGTGGTGCATATAACAGAACTTTAACGCCTTTTGGTTTCCAGAGTGAACAAAGAAATTATTGGGACGTTCCGGAAATTTACAACACGATGTCTCCATTCATGAATGCTGATAAAATGAAAACCCCATTACTTTTAATTCATGGTGATGCAGATAACAATCCAGGAACTTTTACTTTACAGACAGAAAGATATTTCCAGGCTTTAAAAAATCTTGGTGCACCTGTAAAAATGGTTCTTTTACCTAAAGAAGCTCACGGTTATGTAGCTAAAGAAAATATACTTCACCTTTTATGGGAACAAGATCAGTTCTTAGAAAAATGTTTGAAGAAATAAATTGAGAAACTCGTCCTTTTGGGCGAGTTTTTTGTTATTTTAGTTTTCAATTAATAATCATGCCTATAATTAGAAGTTCTGAACAAATAAGCAAATCTCTGGAAGATTTTTATAAAGACTTAGTACCGAAAGTAGAGGATACATTTGGTGACAATGGTACTCCTCCAATGCTTAATGTTTTGGAAGTAATAAATAAATTATTCAAAGAGACCTTAATTTATGGATTCACTTCGCACTCAACGTTGCTTTTAATGGAAGAAGACAACTCCATATCTGATTGGTTTGTCGCTATAAATGGGTATAGGAATGAATATCATGTTGAATATATAATCCCTAAAGAAAAAAGTCTGTGGGAGAATGTAAAAATAAAAGGAGAAACGACTTCACTAAAAAAATTATATGCTAAATTAGAAATAGAGACAACAGATATATGAAAAAGATACTGATAATTTTTCTTATAATGACTTCTATGGCAGGGTTATTTGGGCAAA is part of the Chryseobacterium paludis genome and encodes:
- a CDS encoding bacteriocin-like protein, which produces MKNLRKLSMKDLKAINGGSAPECPQGFKPCMIIGEDDTPKWTCVWASLPCKP
- a CDS encoding alpha/beta hydrolase family protein; protein product: MKIKLTICLLAFLNFYEAQENVTYQKPSAEILKLADYERPPSVLMNSKKDWVVFTYRPTYKTLEDLGQQEMKLGGLRINPVTNISSSVTYSNNLKVRKINDKNEVQVKGLPTNPKITNTSFSPDEKKLAFTNTTGKGVELWIVDLETATAKKITDDNLNANLGSPYIWYKDSQNLLIKILPQNRPALIDSSKDLPTGPIVSTADGKVSQNRTYQDLLKNPQDEKNFEILTAADIYNVDLSGNLKKIKDQDMYSGLSFSPDGNYLMATTIKKPFSYIVPLNRFPMTTTVYDAKWNVVKVVNEVPLNEIMPKGFASVRTGKRDMGWRSDMPATLVYAEALDGGDQSKSAEYRDEVFTWEAPFNTTAKSFFKTKQRYEGTSWTNDHYAIVSEDWYDTRNTKSFLVDLNNGESKVIDDRNYQDVYSDPGNFNTTKNQFGRTVLDMKGGKAYLIGDGFTKDGQHPFIDEMDMKTLKKKRLYTSNLKNAKEDIIDILNPAKGEVLTIQQSASQYPNYFKKNIKSNKSEPVTNFANPFESIKDVYKEVITYKRNDGVTLTGTLYLPANYDRKAKNEKLPLLIWAYPTEYKDKNTAGQNTQNPNDFTFPYYGSFVYWTTKGYAVLDDAAFPIIGEGKTEPNDTFIPQLVANAEAAINAVDQLGYIDRKKVAVGGHSYGAFMTANLLTHSKLFACGIARSGAYNRTLTPFGFQSEQRNYWDVPEIYNTMSPFMNADKMKTPLLLIHGDADNNPGTFTLQTERYFQALKNLGAPVKMVLLPKEAHGYVAKENILHLLWEQDQFLEKCLKK
- a CDS encoding bacteriocin-like protein, yielding MKNLRKLSKKDLKTVNGGNAPLCESGYRACVTGRDENGSPIWDCIPSTLPCRP